From Candidatus Methylomirabilota bacterium:
CGCCAAGATGAACTCGTATCTGCCCGTGAGCGACCTGCTCAAGACGTACTTCGGCATCGGGGACCACGACGATGCCCGCCGCATCCGCGAGAAGATCACGGGCAAGCTCCTCACGCTCGACGAGACGCTGCGCCCCACCATCCCCGTCTTCCTCTCGCTCCTCGACGTGCCCATGGACGACGGCGAGTGGCAGGAGCCCGACCCGCGCGAGCGCCGCCGGCGGACCCTCGACGCCCTCAAGCGTCTCCTCCTGCGCGAGAGCCAGGTGCAGCCGCTCCTCGTCATCTTCGAGAATCTCAACTGGGTCGACTCGGAGACCCAGGCCTTCCTCGACAGTCTGGTGGAGAGCCTGCCCGCCGCGCGCATCTTGCTGATGGTGAACTACCGGCCGGAATACACCCACGGCTGGGGGGGCAAGAGCTACTACACCCAGTTCCGCATGGATCCGCTCCAGCCCGAGAGCGCCGAGGAGCTCCTGCAGGCCCTCCTGGGCACCGATGCGGCCCTGGCCCCCATCAAGCAGCTCCTGGTCAGGCAGACCGAGGGCAATCCCTTCTTCCTCGAGGAATGCGTCCAGTCGCTCGTCGAGACCAAGGCCCTCCAGGGCGAGCGGGGGCAGTACAAGATGGCCAAGTCCGTGGGGACTCTGCAGATGCCGCCCACTGTGCAGGCCGTGCTCGCCGCGCGCATCGACCGGCTCCAGCCCGAGGACAAGCGGCTGCTTCAGGCTGCCTCCGTCATCGGCAAGGACATCTCCTTCGCGCTGCTCGAGGCCATCGCCGAGCTGGCGGATGAACCCCTGCGCGGCGGGCTCATGCGGCTCCAGGCCGCGGAGTTCATCTACGAGACCAGCCTGTTCCCGACGCTCGAGTACACGTTCAAGCACGCCCTCACCCACGACGTCTCCTACGCCTCGCTGCTCCAGGGGCGGCGGCGCACCTTGCATGCGCGCGTGGTGGACGCCCTCGAGCGCGTGCAGGCCGAGCGCCTGGGCGAGCACGTGGACCGGCTCGCCCATCACGCCGTCCGCGGAGAGGTCTGGGGAAAAGCGGCGGCCTATCTCCGCCAGGCCGCGGCCAAGGCCGCCTCGCGTGCCGGCAACGAGGAGGCGGTCGCCCTCCTCGAGCAGGCCTTGCAGATCCTCGTCCACCTGCCGGACGGGCGGGCCAAGCTCGAGCAGGCCATCGACATCCGGCTCGAGCTGCGCCCGCCCCTCCTGCAGCTCGGCCGCCTGCCCGAGGTCCTCCAGCTCTCGAAGGAAGCCGAGCAGCTCGGGACCGAGCTCGGCGACGAGTCGCGCCTGGCGCGGGTCTACAGCTATCTCGTCAACTACCATTACCTGAAGGGCGAGCCGGATCTGGCCATCGACTACGGCGAGCGCTGCCTGCGCATCGCGGATGCCACGCAGGACCTCGGGCTGCAGGCGCTGGCCCGCGGCTATCTCGGCTACAGCTGCCACGCGCAAGGCCAGTACCGGCGCGCGGAGTTCATCCTGCGACAGAATGTCGAGGCCCTCGAGCGCACGCGCGAGACGGACACGGGCACGCAGACCGCCATCTCCTATGTCACCTCGAGCGGGTGGCTGGCCTTCACCCTGGCCGAGCTGGGCGATTTCCACGCGGCCGATGCCTGCGCCGACCAGGCCATGCGGGCCGCGGATGAGGCGGGGCACGTGTATGGCCAGACGATCGCGCGCACGCTGGCCGGGCTCGTGTGGCTCCGGCGCGGCCATCTCGACCGCGCGCGCGAGCTGCTCCAGCCCAGCCTGGACGCCTGCCGCGAGAAGCACCTGGACGTGTGGCGGCCCATTCCCTCCTCGCTCCTGGGCTTGACGCTGGCCCTGCGCGGCCACGTCGACTCCGCCCTGCCCCTCCTCGAGGACGGCGTGCACTTGAGCGAGGTGCTCGGCATCAACGCCTACCTGTCCCTGTGGACCCTTCACAAGGCCGAGGGCCTCCTCGCGGCCGGCGAGCCCGCGCGCGCGGGCGAAGCGGCGCGGCACGCCCTCGACCTCGCCGTCGCGCACAAGGAGCGGGGGCACCAGGCCTGGGCGTGGCGGCTCTTGGGCGAGGTGGCCAGCCGCGAGGGCGGCCCGGGGCTTGCCCAGGCCGAGGAGCACTATCGCCAGGCCCTCGCCATCGCCGAAGAGCTCAAGATGCAGCCGCTCGTGGCCCACGTGCGCATGGGCTGGGGGAGGGTCTGCCGACTCCTCGGCGACCGCCTGCGGGCCGAGGAGCATCTGGTCGCCGCCTTCACGCTGTTCCGCGAGATGGACGTGCCGTTCTGGGTGAAGAAGTGTGGGGAGGAGATGATGCAAGTCGGCGAGATCTTCATCGTGGCGCGCTACAACCCGCAGCTCTACGAATACCTCCAGCGCGAGTTCAGCGGCCAGGACCGCGTGCGCATCATCATGGACCGGCGCGTGAGCGAGCGGCGGCAGAGCCGCGGCGCCGCCACCGAGGAGCGCCGGCAGAGCGAGCGACGTCAGCACGCGGACGTGGACACCAACCTGCGCGAGCGCGGCTTCGTCATCCTGCCCACGGAGAGCGCGGGCGGCGGGGCCGACGCCTCGTGAAGGGCATCGCCCTGTCGGACGACGTCAAGGTCCTCGTCCGAGGTGCCAACTTCGCGCACCTGGCCACTCTCATGCCCGATGGCTCGCCCCAGGTGGCGCCCGTCTGGGTCGACCTCGAGGGCGATCGCATCCTCGTGTGCACCGGCGAAAACTCCCTCAAGGCCAAGAACACGCGCCGGGACTCCCGGGTGGGCATGTCCATCGTAGCCTTCGACAATCCCTATGCGGAGGCCCAGCTCCGGGGCCGCGTGGCCGAGCGCTGGAAGGACGCGGATTTCAAGATC
This genomic window contains:
- a CDS encoding PPOX class F420-dependent oxidoreductase gives rise to the protein MKGIALSDDVKVLVRGANFAHLATLMPDGSPQVAPVWVDLEGDRILVCTGENSLKAKNTRRDSRVGMSIVAFDNPYAEAQLRGRVAERWKDADFKIMDRVARKYTGKEFPMRQNPAERIVLVIEIERQRFTRLPFTHSPA
- a CDS encoding adenylate/guanylate cyclase domain-containing protein, which produces MTCPRCQASSREGARFCEQCGGRLATTCPSCNAETAQGSRFCGACGAALPGAAPTPTRFGDPQSYTPKHLADKILTARAHLEGERKLVTVLFADLKGSMELLADRDPEEARKLLDPVLERMMEAVHRYEGTVNQVMGDGIMALFGAPVGHEDHAVRACHASLRMQETVGWYADELRRTQGIDVQIRVGINSGEVVVRAIDSDLHMDYSAIGQTTHLAARMEQLARPGTALMTKDTLRLAEGYIEVRPLGPVPVRGLAETVEVFEIVRAGAVRSRLQAAAARGLTPFVGRDNELVRLRQTLEKAYAGQGQLVAVAGEPGVGKSRLFWEFTHSHRTHGWLVLESSPVSYAKMNSYLPVSDLLKTYFGIGDHDDARRIREKITGKLLTLDETLRPTIPVFLSLLDVPMDDGEWQEPDPRERRRRTLDALKRLLLRESQVQPLLVIFENLNWVDSETQAFLDSLVESLPAARILLMVNYRPEYTHGWGGKSYYTQFRMDPLQPESAEELLQALLGTDAALAPIKQLLVRQTEGNPFFLEECVQSLVETKALQGERGQYKMAKSVGTLQMPPTVQAVLAARIDRLQPEDKRLLQAASVIGKDISFALLEAIAELADEPLRGGLMRLQAAEFIYETSLFPTLEYTFKHALTHDVSYASLLQGRRRTLHARVVDALERVQAERLGEHVDRLAHHAVRGEVWGKAAAYLRQAAAKAASRAGNEEAVALLEQALQILVHLPDGRAKLEQAIDIRLELRPPLLQLGRLPEVLQLSKEAEQLGTELGDESRLARVYSYLVNYHYLKGEPDLAIDYGERCLRIADATQDLGLQALARGYLGYSCHAQGQYRRAEFILRQNVEALERTRETDTGTQTAISYVTSSGWLAFTLAELGDFHAADACADQAMRAADEAGHVYGQTIARTLAGLVWLRRGHLDRARELLQPSLDACREKHLDVWRPIPSSLLGLTLALRGHVDSALPLLEDGVHLSEVLGINAYLSLWTLHKAEGLLAAGEPARAGEAARHALDLAVAHKERGHQAWAWRLLGEVASREGGPGLAQAEEHYRQALAIAEELKMQPLVAHVRMGWGRVCRLLGDRLRAEEHLVAAFTLFREMDVPFWVKKCGEEMMQVGEIFIVARYNPQLYEYLQREFSGQDRVRIIMDRRVSERRQSRGAATEERRQSERRQHADVDTNLRERGFVILPTESAGGGADAS